A genome region from Sciurus carolinensis chromosome 19, mSciCar1.2, whole genome shotgun sequence includes the following:
- the Sec61a1 gene encoding protein transport protein Sec61 subunit alpha, giving the protein MAIKFLEVIKPFCVILPEIQKPERKIQFKEKVLWTAITLFIFLVCCQIPLFGIMSSDSADPFYWMRVILASNRGTLMELGISPIVTSGLIMQLLAGAKIIEVGDTPKDRALFNGAQKLFGMIITIGQSIVYVMTGMYGDPSEMGAGICLLITIQLFVAGLIVLLLDELLQKGYGLGSGISLFIATNICETIVWKAFSPTTVNTGRGMEFEGAIIALFHLLATRTDKVRALREAFYRQNLPNLMNLIATIFVFAVVIYFQGFRVDLPIKSARYRGQYNTYPIKLFYTSNIPIILQSALVSNLYVISQMLSARFSGNLLVSLLGTWSDTSSGGPARAYPVGGLCYYLSPPESFGSVLEDPVHAVVYIVFMLGSCAFFSKTWIEVSGSSAKDVAKQLKEQQMVMRGHRETSMVHELNRYIPTAAAFGGLCIGALSVLADFLGAIGSGTGILLAVTIIYQYFEIFVKEQSEVGSMGALLF; this is encoded by the exons ATTCAGTTTAAGGAGAAAGTGCTGTGGACAGCCATCACCCTCTTTATCTTCTTGGTGTGCTGTCAG ATTCCTCTGTTTGGTATCATGTCCTCAGATTCAGCCGACCCTTTCTACTGGATGAGAGTAATCCTGGCCTCCAACAGAG GCACGCTGATGGAGCTGGGTATCTCCCCAATTGTCACCTCTGGCCTCATCATGCAACTCTTGGCTGGTGCCAAGATTATTGAAGTTGGTGACACCCCAAAAGACCGAGCTCTCTTCAACGGAGCCCAGAAGC TATTCGGCATGATCATCACCATCGGCCAGTCCATCGTCTACGTGATGACGGGCATGTACGGCGACCCCTCGGAGATGGGGGCTGGGATCTGCCTGCTGATCACCATCCAG CTCTTCGTTGCCGGCTTAATTGTCCTCCTCTTGGACGAACTTCTTCAAAAAGGGTACGGCCTGGGCTCTGGCATCTCCCTCTTCATCGCAACCAACATCTGCGAGACCATCGTGTGGAAGGCCTTCAGCCCCACCACCGTCAACACCGGCCGAG GCATGGAGTTCGAAGGCGCCATCATCGCACTGTTCCACCTGCTGGCCACGCGCACAGACAAGGTCCGAGCCCTGCGAGAGGCCTTCTACCGCCAGAACCTCCCCAACCTCATGAACCTCATCGCCACCATCTTTGTCTTTGCCGTGGTCATCTATTTCCAG GGCTTCCGGGTGGACCTGCCCATCAAGTCTGCGCGCTACCGAGGCCAGTACAACACCTACCCGATCAAGCTCTTCTACACGTCCAACATCCCCATCATCCTGCAGTCCGCCCTGGTCTCCAACCTCTACGTCATCTCCCAGATGCTGTCCGCTCGCTTCAGCGGCAACCTGCTGGTCAGCCTGCTGGGCACCTGGTCT GACACCTCCTCCGGAGGCCCGGCCCGCGCCTACCCGGTCGGCGGCCTGTGCTATTACCTGTCCCCGCCCGAGTCCTTCGGCTCCGTGTTGGAAGACCCCGTGCACGCGGTGGTGTACATCGTGTTCATGCTGGGCTCCTGCGCCTTCTTCTCCAAGACCTGGATCGAGGTCTCGGGTTCCTCCGCCAAAGAC GTTGCGAAGCAGCTGAAGGAGCAGCAGATGGTGATGAGGGGCCACCGCGAGACTTCCATGGTGCACGAGCTCAATCG GTACATCCCCACGGCGGCGGCCTTCGGCGGGCTGTGCATCGGGGCGCTCTCGGTGCTGGCCGACTTCCTGGGCGCCATCGGCTCGGGCACGGGCATCCTGCTGGCGGTCACCATCATCTACCAGTACTTCGAGATCTTCGTCAAGGAGCAGAGCGAGGTGGGCAGCATGGGCGCCCTGCTCTTCTGA